One stretch of Streptomyces sp. R21 DNA includes these proteins:
- a CDS encoding 6-phospho-beta-glucosidase gives MKLAVVGGGSTYTPELIDGFARLRDTLPIEELVLVDPAADRLELVGGLARRIFAKQGHAGRIVTTSDLDAGVEDADAVLLQLRVGGQAARQEDETWPLECGCVGQETTGAGGLAKALRTVPVVLDIAERVRRSNPDAWIIDFTNPVGIVTRALLQAGHKAVGLCNVAIGFQRKFAGMLGVAPADVHLDHVGLNHLTWETSVRLGGPEGENVLPGLLAEHGDAVADDLRLPRSIVDRLGVVPSYYLRYYYAHDEVVRELGTKPSRAAEVAEMERQLLKMYGDPALDEKPELLAKRGGAYYSEAAVDLAASLLGSGGSPYQVVNTYNRGTLPFLPDDAVIEVQAAVGHKGATPLAVPTVDPLFAGLMANVTAYEDLALEAALRGGRDRVFRALLAHPLVGQYAYADTLTDLLIAHNREHLAWA, from the coding sequence ATGAAACTGGCAGTAGTGGGCGGGGGGTCCACCTACACCCCTGAACTCATCGACGGCTTCGCCCGGTTGCGGGACACCCTGCCGATCGAGGAGCTGGTCCTCGTCGACCCGGCCGCCGACCGGCTGGAGCTGGTGGGCGGGCTGGCGCGGCGGATCTTCGCCAAGCAGGGGCACGCCGGGCGGATCGTCACCACCTCCGACCTGGACGCGGGCGTCGAGGACGCCGACGCGGTGCTGCTGCAGCTGCGCGTCGGCGGTCAGGCGGCACGCCAGGAGGACGAGACCTGGCCGCTGGAGTGCGGCTGCGTCGGACAGGAGACCACGGGCGCGGGCGGCCTCGCCAAGGCGCTGCGCACGGTGCCGGTGGTGCTGGACATCGCCGAGCGGGTCCGCCGCAGCAACCCGGACGCCTGGATCATCGACTTCACCAACCCGGTCGGGATCGTCACCCGCGCGCTGCTCCAGGCCGGGCACAAGGCCGTCGGGCTGTGCAACGTGGCGATCGGCTTCCAGCGGAAGTTCGCCGGGATGCTCGGCGTCGCACCCGCCGATGTGCATCTGGACCATGTGGGCCTCAACCACCTCACCTGGGAGACCAGTGTGCGGCTCGGGGGTCCCGAGGGCGAGAACGTCCTCCCGGGTCTCCTCGCCGAGCACGGCGACGCCGTCGCCGACGACCTGCGCCTGCCGCGCAGCATCGTCGACCGCCTCGGCGTGGTCCCGTCGTACTACCTGCGCTACTACTACGCACACGACGAGGTCGTACGAGAGCTGGGCACCAAGCCCTCACGGGCCGCGGAAGTCGCCGAGATGGAGCGGCAGTTGCTGAAGATGTACGGCGACCCGGCCCTCGACGAGAAACCGGAGCTGCTCGCCAAGCGCGGCGGCGCCTACTACTCCGAGGCCGCCGTGGACCTCGCGGCCTCGCTGCTGGGCTCAGGAGGCAGCCCCTACCAGGTGGTCAACACCTACAACCGGGGCACCCTGCCCTTCCTGCCGGACGACGCCGTCATCGAGGTGCAGGCGGCCGTCGGGCACAAGGGCGCGACCCCGCTGGCCGTCCCGACGGTGGACCCGCTGTTCGCGGGCCTGATGGCGAACGTGACGGCCTACGAGGACCTGGCGCTCGAAGCCGCCCTGCGCGGCGGCCGCGACCGGGTGTTCCGGGCGCTGCTGGCCCACCCGCTGGTCGGCCAGTACGCGTACGCCGACACCCTCACCGACCTGCTGATCGCGCACAACCGGGAGCACCTCGCGTGGGCATGA
- a CDS encoding carbohydrate ABC transporter permease — protein MTQVLDKPVELKEPAVSPAERTARRRALLEWIAVHSLGLAAALFFTLPFVFVLLTSLMSDSQALSRDLIPHTWEWSNYRRVFDTPGFLTWWRNTLVYAGLGTVLTVVSSIPVAYALAKFRFRGRNLSLMLVISMMMLPPQVVVIPMYLFWAKQLDLSGTLWPLIIPLAFGDAFSIFLLRQFLMTIPNEYLDAARVDGCGDLRTLLRVVLPMAKPGIAAVALFQFFNAWNDYFGPQIYTSENPGAWTLSYGLESFKGAHHTDWNLTMAATVLVMAPVILVFFFAQKAFVEGVTLTGVKG, from the coding sequence GCTCTCCTGGAGTGGATCGCCGTGCACTCCCTCGGGCTCGCGGCAGCCCTCTTCTTCACCCTCCCCTTCGTGTTCGTCCTGCTGACCTCCCTGATGAGCGACTCCCAGGCGCTCAGCCGCGACCTGATCCCGCACACCTGGGAGTGGTCCAACTACCGCAGGGTCTTCGACACCCCCGGCTTCCTCACCTGGTGGCGGAACACGCTGGTCTACGCCGGTCTCGGCACCGTCCTGACCGTCGTGTCGTCGATCCCGGTGGCGTACGCGCTCGCCAAGTTCCGTTTCCGCGGGCGGAATCTCTCGCTCATGCTGGTGATCTCGATGATGATGCTGCCGCCGCAGGTGGTCGTCATCCCGATGTACCTGTTCTGGGCGAAGCAGCTGGACCTGTCGGGGACCCTGTGGCCGCTGATCATCCCGCTTGCGTTCGGCGACGCGTTCTCGATCTTCCTGCTGCGCCAGTTCCTGATGACGATCCCGAACGAGTACCTCGACGCCGCCCGGGTCGACGGCTGCGGGGATCTGCGCACCCTGCTCAGGGTCGTGCTCCCGATGGCGAAGCCGGGCATCGCCGCCGTCGCCCTCTTCCAGTTCTTCAACGCCTGGAACGACTACTTCGGACCCCAGATCTACACGTCCGAGAACCCCGGTGCCTGGACCCTCTCCTACGGCCTGGAGTCGTTCAAGGGCGCGCACCACACCGACTGGAATCTCACCATGGCCGCGACCGTGCTGGTCATGGCCCCTGTGATCCTCGTGTTCTTCTTCGCGCAGAAGGCGTTCGTCGAGGGTGTCACGCTGACCGGAGTGAAGGGCTGA
- a CDS encoding glutamate ABC transporter substrate-binding protein, with protein sequence MTARRLRASLKGWGGVGAMAVACALTAVFALVLPLCGPGRSGDGSTGIGGQGVAQGTQARAAKACTDPQDQSLNPSGSESGRTIAAIKKRGYLSVGVDQNSYRWGYRDPNSAKQGSDLEGFDIDLAHRIAQDILGSPDKIRFHAIPTNQRIPAIQGGQVDMVVRTMTITCDRLEDVKFSAPYFLTGQQVLAPKKSGITGYDKSLAEKKICSADGSTAHDQLEADQKADKLASTADISTTVPNQLDCLVRLQLGEVDAVVTDGALAASQAAQDPTVELKGKRFTTEYYGVAMNKTADDLVRRVNQVLVDYRKSGWRASYDKWLSPTLGADSESANPPTAKYQ encoded by the coding sequence ATGACTGCACGACGTCTGAGGGCAAGCCTGAAGGGCTGGGGCGGCGTGGGCGCGATGGCTGTCGCCTGCGCCCTCACCGCGGTGTTCGCGCTGGTGCTCCCGCTGTGCGGCCCCGGCAGGAGCGGTGACGGATCCACGGGTATCGGCGGCCAGGGAGTGGCCCAGGGCACCCAGGCGCGGGCCGCGAAGGCGTGCACCGATCCGCAGGACCAGAGCCTGAACCCGTCCGGGAGCGAGAGCGGCAGGACGATCGCCGCCATCAAGAAGCGCGGCTATCTGTCGGTCGGCGTCGACCAGAACAGCTACCGCTGGGGCTACCGCGACCCGAACAGCGCGAAGCAGGGCAGCGACCTGGAGGGCTTCGACATCGATCTGGCCCACCGCATCGCCCAGGACATCCTCGGCAGCCCGGACAAGATCCGCTTCCACGCCATCCCCACCAACCAGCGCATCCCCGCGATCCAGGGCGGGCAGGTCGACATGGTGGTCCGCACCATGACGATCACCTGTGACCGGCTGGAGGACGTCAAGTTCTCCGCGCCCTACTTCCTGACCGGCCAGCAGGTCCTGGCCCCGAAGAAGTCGGGCATCACGGGGTACGACAAGTCGCTGGCGGAGAAGAAGATCTGCTCGGCGGACGGCTCCACGGCGCACGACCAGCTGGAGGCCGACCAGAAGGCGGACAAACTCGCCTCCACCGCCGACATATCCACCACCGTCCCCAACCAACTCGACTGCCTGGTACGGCTGCAGCTCGGCGAGGTCGACGCCGTGGTGACCGACGGCGCGCTCGCCGCGAGCCAGGCCGCGCAGGACCCGACGGTCGAGCTCAAGGGCAAGCGCTTCACCACCGAGTACTACGGCGTGGCGATGAACAAGACCGCGGACGATCTGGTACGCCGGGTCAACCAGGTCCTCGTCGACTACCGCAAGAGCGGCTGGCGCGCCTCGTACGACAAGTGGCTGTCGCCGACCCTCGGCGCGGACTCCGAGTCGGCGAACCCGCCCACGGCGAAGTACCAGTAG
- a CDS encoding N-acetylglucosamine kinase has translation MGMTAGVLAIDAGNSKTDVAVVTAAGDIVGTARGGGFRPPTVGIGVAVDSLAETVGRAFAEAGVTSVAHVSACLANADLPVEEEQLAAALHARAWGATVEVRNDTFAILRAGIAEPRGVAVVCGAGINCVGMRPDGRTARFPAIGRISGDWGGGWGLAEEALWYAARAEDGRGGPTALARTLPAHFGLDSMYALIEALHLEHIAHPRRHELTPVLFATAVDGDPVARAIVDRLADEVVAMATVALTRLALLDEETPVLLGGSILAARHPQLDDRIRDLLADRAPKAVPQVVTASPVLGAVLLGLDHMEAPAEVHARVRAHYERE, from the coding sequence GTGGGCATGACGGCAGGTGTCCTCGCCATCGACGCGGGCAACAGCAAGACCGACGTCGCCGTCGTGACCGCCGCGGGGGACATCGTGGGCACGGCGCGCGGCGGCGGGTTCCGGCCGCCGACGGTGGGCATCGGGGTGGCGGTGGACTCGCTCGCCGAGACCGTCGGGCGGGCCTTCGCCGAGGCGGGCGTCACCTCGGTGGCCCATGTGTCGGCGTGTCTCGCCAACGCCGATCTCCCGGTGGAGGAGGAGCAGTTGGCCGCCGCGCTGCACGCGCGCGCGTGGGGGGCGACCGTGGAGGTGCGCAACGACACCTTCGCGATCCTGCGGGCCGGGATCGCCGAGCCGCGCGGGGTCGCCGTGGTGTGCGGGGCCGGCATCAACTGCGTCGGCATGCGGCCCGACGGGCGCACCGCGCGCTTCCCCGCGATCGGCCGCATCTCCGGTGACTGGGGCGGCGGCTGGGGCCTGGCGGAGGAGGCCCTCTGGTACGCCGCGCGGGCCGAGGACGGGCGGGGCGGGCCCACGGCGCTGGCCCGCACCCTGCCGGCGCACTTCGGGCTCGACTCCATGTACGCGCTGATCGAGGCGCTGCACCTGGAGCACATCGCGCACCCCCGGCGGCACGAGCTCACCCCGGTGCTGTTCGCCACCGCGGTGGACGGCGACCCGGTGGCCCGGGCGATCGTCGACCGGCTCGCGGACGAGGTGGTCGCGATGGCCACGGTTGCCCTGACCCGTCTCGCCCTGCTGGACGAGGAGACCCCGGTCCTCCTCGGCGGCAGCATCCTCGCCGCACGCCACCCCCAGCTCGACGACCGCATCCGCGACCTCCTCGCGGACCGCGCCCCCAAGGCGGTCCCCCAAGTGGTCACGGCGAGCCCGGTCCTGGGCGCGGTGCTGCTCGGACTCGACCACATGGAGGCCCCCGCCGAGGTGCACGCGCGCGTGCGGGCGCATTACGAGAGGGAGTAG